One window of Trifolium pratense cultivar HEN17-A07 linkage group LG5, ARS_RC_1.1, whole genome shotgun sequence genomic DNA carries:
- the LOC123885051 gene encoding protein FIP1, with protein sequence MATERFSSPPATSQEENALFLDILHEAPLFAHRKPARIVASVFYCILLAGYTTLAVGAEWIFHPVRELISPVLCSCDVLLMLLTGIFQQYLVYQVHKIRLQGYYSFSQKLKFIVRIPFAITAYGTAAMLLVILWKPYTGFLSISAILRIIMVVEALCAGCFMCLYIGYIHQYNSLNSHPDVLKSLYSPLQPSSSLEGLRYHDGRLSDQQMALLQYQRENLHFLSEEILRLQESLSKYERTDDRSTPQVDLAHLLAARDQELRTISAEMNQVQSELRLARSLIAEKDSEIQRVRMTNNQYVEENERLRAILGEWSTRAAKLERALEAERMSNIELQRKISMHRNQTHVEATDHGA encoded by the exons atggcAACGGAGAGATTCTCTTCTCCGCCAGCCACATCTCAAGAAGAAAACGCTCT TTTTCTGGATATACTGCATGAAGCTCCTTTGTTTGCTCATCGCAAACCTGCAAGAATTGTTGCGAGTGTTTTCTATTGTATACTATTG GCCGGTTATACTACTTTGGCTGTAGGAGCTGAGTGGATATTTCATCCCGTCCGAGAATTGATATCTCCTGTGTTATGTAGTTGTGATGTTCTTCTTATGCTGTTGACAG GAATCTTTCAACAATATCTGGTTTATCAAGTGCATAAGATACGGTTGCAG GGCTATTATAGTTTCAGCCAGAAGTTGAAATTTATTGTTCGCATACCCTTTGCCATTACAGCTTATG GAACTGCTGCAATGCTACTTGTTATACTCTGGAAACCTTACACTGGGTTTCTGTCAATCTCTGCAATATTGAG GATTATTATGGTAGTCGAAGCATTATGTGCTGGATGTTTTATGTGCCTTTATATCG GTTACATACACCAGTACAATTCATTGAACTCCCATCCTGATGTTCTGAAGTCCTTGTATTCACCACTACAACCATCAAGTTCTCTGGAGGGTCTAAG GTACCATGATGGTAGGCTCTCTGATCAGCAAATGGCATTGTTGCAATATCAACGTGAAAATCTTCATTTCTTGAGTGAAGAG ATTCTTCGTTTGCAAGAGTCTTTAAGCAAATATGAACGGACTGACGATCGGAGCACACCTCAG GTTGACCTTGCGCATCTACTAGCAGCCCGTGATCAAGAGTTGCGTACAATATCTGCAGAG ATGAACCAAGTGCAATCTGAACTAAGGCTTGCACGGTCCTTGATTGCTGAAAAGGACTCAGAAATCCAACGTGTTCGCATGACTAACAATCAG TATGTAGAAGAGAATGAAAGGCTCAGAGCTATTTTAGGAGAATGGAGCACCCGAGCTGCAAAG CTTGAGCGAGCACTGGAGGCCGAGCGGATGTCAAATATTGAATTACAGAGGAAGATTTCAATGCACAGAAATCAAACACATGTAGAAGCAACCGATCATGGAGCATAG